The genomic stretch AAATCCAACAGAAAAAGTTAATTGGATAGGATTAGAGGAGGATGAGTAAAATGGATATACCTAAAGAAGAACTCTTTGCACCAGGACACAGAGGTTGTGCAGGTTGTGGAGCAGCTATTGGTGCAAGACTTGCACTTAAAGCATCAGGTAAAAACACTGTAGCTATCTGTGCAACCGGATGTCTTGAAGTTATGACTACACCATATCCAGAAACAGCTTGGAGAGTACCATTTGTACATGTTGCATTTGAAAATGCAGGTGCAGTAGCAAGTGGTGTTGAAAGAGCACTTAAAAGCCAAGGGAAAGAAGATACTCATGTTATAGCATTTGGTGGAGATGGAGGAAGTGTAGATATTGGTTTACAATCCATCTCTGGAGCTATGGAAAGAGGACATAACATTACTTACATCTGTTATGATAATGAAGCATATATGAATACAGGTATTCAAAGAAGTGGAGCAACCCCATGGGGTGCATCAACTACTACCTCACCTGCAGGTAGTGAAAGTTTTGGTGAGGATAAACCTAAGAAGAATATGCCTATGATTATGGCTGCTCATGGAATTCCATATATTGCAACTGCCTCAATTGCATATCCTGAGGATTATATGAAAAAAGTTAAAAAAGCAGTTGAAACAAAAGGTCCTGCTTACATCCATTTAAACCAACCATGTACTACTGGTTGGGGATTTGATCCTTCAAAAACAATTGAATTAGGTAGATTAGGTGTAGAAACAGGATTCTGGCCATTATACGAAATTGAAAATGGTGAATTCAAAGTAACCTACAGACCAACAGAAAGAAAACCTGTTGTAGAATACTTAAAAGCTCAAAAAAGATTCAGACACTTAGACGAAGAACATGTCCAAATGATACAAGATTATGTTAACAACCAATGTGAAGAATTAGGAATTTGAGGTGAGAAAATTGCAGAAAATAATAGTACAAAGAGATTTATGTGATGGCTGCAAAGACTGTGAAAGGTCCTGTGAGGCATTACATGGTACTAGTAGAATCAATATTATAGAATTTGATGGTTCTTATTACCCAATCCTTTGTCAACAATGTCAAGACCCTGCTTGTGAAGTTATCTGTCCAACAGGTGCAATGACAAACACTGGAATTGACTCAGACAAATGTATTGCATGTGGTTTATGTAGTCTTGCATGTCCATTCGGATCAATTATAATCTATGATAAAAGCTCAGAGAAATGTAATAGATGTGCAGATCGTCCTGAAGGACCTGCATGTGTACAAGCATGTTCCAAAAGAGCGATATCATTAGTAGATACAGATAAACTTGTTGATAAAAAACGTGAAGAATACATTGCTAAAATTGCAGGTAAAAGCAACAAACAGAACAAAACCATGTTAAATGTATTAACAAGTGGCAGTAGAATTAGTAAAGCATTCGAGGACTAGGTGATAGAATGAGAGAATTAATATTGGATCCAAAGGAATGTGTTGATTGTGGCAGATGTGAACGCTCATGTCCAAATAATGCAATCCACGTATATGAAGGAGTACCTTTATTCTGTATGCATTGTAGTCCTGATAAAGCACCATGTCTTTTAAGTTGCCCTGAAGGTGCAATTGAATATCTTGGTGGAGCAATCACCATTAACCAAGAAAAATGTATCGGCTGCGGAATCTGCAGAGACGCTTGTCCAATAGGCGCAATAAATATGGATAACACACATGCAAAAAAGTGTGACTTGTGTATAAATAAGGACACACAGTATTGTATTGAAGCATGTCCTACTGGAGCTTTATCAAATAATTCACAAAACTTAATCAATAAGAAACAAGAAAAGGTAGCTAAAGAATTTAACTACTTGAAAAAAATATCAGAAAAACTCCACTGATATTAAAACGAGAATAATTAACTAATTAATTATTCTTTCCTCTATTTTTTTACAGCTTATTATACTTATATAAATATCGGATATTTTTTTAAATGATTAAATTTATTTTTTCTAAAAAAGAAAAATTATTATATTAACTTTAATAAAAAACTTAATGAATAATTTTATAAAATTAAGATAAATTTAATGATTTAATTAATTCTACTTTAGATGATAACATGATTAGTGAAAAAACTATTGAAGATACAGTTTACCAACTATATAAAAAAGCGGCAATAGACTTAAATGAAGACGTTGTTAAATCACTTGAAGATGCATTGGAAAACGAAGAAGATGAACTTGCAAAATTAAACATCAGCAATATATTAAAAAATATTGAATTAGCCCATAAAAACCAAATACCAATGTGTCAGGATACAGGTTTAGGAGTGATATTTGTAAAGTTAGGTAATGTTGAAGTGGAAAATTTAAAAGAGGGAATTGAAAAAGGTGTTAGAAAAGCAACCAAAGAAGTTCCACTTAGACCAAACATTGTAGATCCAATAACAAGAGAAAACTCTGGAGATAATACTGGTGTTTATATTCCATATATTTCTATCGAACTTACAGACACTGATTACCTTGAGATTACAGTTCTTCCAAAGGGTTTTGGATCTGAAAACAATAACAAACTTAAAATGGCGCTTCCTGCAGAAGGAAAAGAGGGAATCAAAGATTTTGTAATTGAGTCAGTACTTGCTGCAGGTGGAAAACCTTGCCCACCAATGGTTGTCGGAGTTGGTATAGGTGGTACATCAGACCTCGCAATGAAACTAGCAAAAGAGGCTTTGATTGAAAAAGTAGGCCAACCAAATCCTGACGATGAATTAAATCAAATGGAAAACGAGATTTTAGAAAGAATCAACAAGAATGGTAAAGGTCCAATGGGTCTTGGTGGTAAAACCACAGCTTTAGATGTTAAGATTAAGAAAGCCTCAACACATACTGCAGGTTTACCTATAGGAGTATGTATTCAGTGCTGGGCAAACAGACATGCTACAAGCATATTAAAAGATGAATAAATTATATTTATATTTTAATATTTTTATTTTATTTAATTAATTCTAATTTTAATTTAAACTATAAAATTTTATTTTGAATTTTTAATTTTTTATCATCCAATACTGTTTTTATAACTATTTAAAAAACCAAAGTAAACTAAGTTAAATTCTATTTTTACACTTAAAATATATGCCCGAGAATATAAGATCCTATTTAAAAATATTTTTAGATTATAATCTAGATTAAATTCCATTCGACACCTAAAATAATACTTAACTATTATTGAATACTTTATTTATGAAAATCTACATGATTTTAGAAAGAACCTTTACAAAAATTAATTACAATGTTATTAAAATCATATTGAAAAAATTAGAAATCATATTTTTAGGATTTAGATAAAGATTATATAAGATTCAAGAGATTATTATTAATTTATAGTTAAGAATTAAAATTAAAAAAAAAATAAAAAAAGAAATCTTTAGATAAAGAATTTCAACAGATTATGAAAATAGATAAGAAGTGAAAATAATAGGATTTTTATTTACTTTTCCTCATCTAAAGAAAATG from Methanobrevibacter boviskoreani JH1 encodes the following:
- the porB gene encoding pyruvate synthase subunit PorB, coding for MDIPKEELFAPGHRGCAGCGAAIGARLALKASGKNTVAICATGCLEVMTTPYPETAWRVPFVHVAFENAGAVASGVERALKSQGKEDTHVIAFGGDGGSVDIGLQSISGAMERGHNITYICYDNEAYMNTGIQRSGATPWGASTTTSPAGSESFGEDKPKKNMPMIMAAHGIPYIATASIAYPEDYMKKVKKAVETKGPAYIHLNQPCTTGWGFDPSKTIELGRLGVETGFWPLYEIENGEFKVTYRPTERKPVVEYLKAQKRFRHLDEEHVQMIQDYVNNQCEELGI
- a CDS encoding 4Fe-4S dicluster domain-containing protein, translated to MRKLQKIIVQRDLCDGCKDCERSCEALHGTSRINIIEFDGSYYPILCQQCQDPACEVICPTGAMTNTGIDSDKCIACGLCSLACPFGSIIIYDKSSEKCNRCADRPEGPACVQACSKRAISLVDTDKLVDKKREEYIAKIAGKSNKQNKTMLNVLTSGSRISKAFED
- a CDS encoding fumarate hydratase; the protein is MISEKTIEDTVYQLYKKAAIDLNEDVVKSLEDALENEEDELAKLNISNILKNIELAHKNQIPMCQDTGLGVIFVKLGNVEVENLKEGIEKGVRKATKEVPLRPNIVDPITRENSGDNTGVYIPYISIELTDTDYLEITVLPKGFGSENNNKLKMALPAEGKEGIKDFVIESVLAAGGKPCPPMVVGVGIGGTSDLAMKLAKEALIEKVGQPNPDDELNQMENEILERINKNGKGPMGLGGKTTALDVKIKKASTHTAGLPIGVCIQCWANRHATSILKDE
- a CDS encoding 4Fe-4S dicluster domain-containing protein, with translation MRELILDPKECVDCGRCERSCPNNAIHVYEGVPLFCMHCSPDKAPCLLSCPEGAIEYLGGAITINQEKCIGCGICRDACPIGAINMDNTHAKKCDLCINKDTQYCIEACPTGALSNNSQNLINKKQEKVAKEFNYLKKISEKLH